In the Gossypium arboreum isolate Shixiya-1 chromosome 10, ASM2569848v2, whole genome shotgun sequence genome, one interval contains:
- the LOC108487064 gene encoding uncharacterized protein LOC108487064 isoform X2, which translates to MRFKKGSKVEVLTMKEVPTGAWRCAEIISGNGHTYCVKYGWFPITGEAALVERVPRKAIRPCPPPINGTDDWVPGDVVEVFDELCWKPAVIVRVFGGNNMFSVRILGSKSQLKAHQSRLRVRQSWEDGNWLLVGKGSSNSSGPPKRKRSWLGFPEAGGKKMKVIEKGSFGGQRLIVRLPCPASEKNISWPMLEASILCF; encoded by the exons ATGAGATTCAAGAAGGGTAGCAAAGTCGAGGTATTAACCATGAAGGAGGTTCCAACCGGCGCGTGGCGCTGTGCCGAGATTATCTCCGGCAACGGCCACACTTACTGCGTCAAGTATGGTTGGTTTCCGATCACTGGCGAGGCGGCGTTGGTCGAGAGAGTCCCGAGGAAAGCGATTAGGCCTTGCCCTCCTCCTATAAATGGGACCGACGATTGGGTTCCTGGCGACGTCGTGGAGGTGTTCGACGAGTTGTGTTGGAAACCAGCGGTGATCGTTAGAGTTTTCGGTGGAAACAACATGTTTTCCGTCAGGATTCTTGGATCGAAGAGCCAACTCAAAGCACATCAATCTCGATTGCGTGTTCGACAATCTTGGGAAGACGGCAACTGGCTCCTTGTCGGGAAG GGCTCGTCAAATTCCAGTGGACCACCGAAGAGGAAAAGATCTTGGCTTGGTTTTCCGGAAGCTGGTGGAAAGAAGATGAAGGTGATTGAAAAAGGTAGTTTTGGTGGTCAAAGACTAATAGTTCGGCTTCCTTGTCCTGCTTCTGAAAAG AATATCTCATGGCCAATGTTGGAGGCATCAATACTTTGCTTCTAA
- the LOC108487064 gene encoding uncharacterized protein LOC108487064 isoform X3: protein MRFKKGSKVEVLTMKEVPTGAWRCAEIISGNGHTYCVKYGWFPITGEAALVERVPRKAIRPCPPPINGTDDWVPGDVVEVFDELCWKPAVIVRVFGGNNMFSVRILGSKSQLKAHQSRLRVRQSWEDGNWLLVGKGSSNSSGPPKRKRSWLGFPEAGGKKMKVIEKEYLMANVGGINTLLLKP, encoded by the exons ATGAGATTCAAGAAGGGTAGCAAAGTCGAGGTATTAACCATGAAGGAGGTTCCAACCGGCGCGTGGCGCTGTGCCGAGATTATCTCCGGCAACGGCCACACTTACTGCGTCAAGTATGGTTGGTTTCCGATCACTGGCGAGGCGGCGTTGGTCGAGAGAGTCCCGAGGAAAGCGATTAGGCCTTGCCCTCCTCCTATAAATGGGACCGACGATTGGGTTCCTGGCGACGTCGTGGAGGTGTTCGACGAGTTGTGTTGGAAACCAGCGGTGATCGTTAGAGTTTTCGGTGGAAACAACATGTTTTCCGTCAGGATTCTTGGATCGAAGAGCCAACTCAAAGCACATCAATCTCGATTGCGTGTTCGACAATCTTGGGAAGACGGCAACTGGCTCCTTGTCGGGAAG GGCTCGTCAAATTCCAGTGGACCACCGAAGAGGAAAAGATCTTGGCTTGGTTTTCCGGAAGCTGGTGGAAAGAAGATGAAGGTGATTGAAAAAG AATATCTCATGGCCAATGTTGGAGGCATCAATACTTTGCTTCTAAAGCCATGA
- the LOC108486924 gene encoding cytochrome c oxidase subunit 5b-1, mitochondrial isoform X1 yields the protein MWRRLLTSQFKSLATLPCRSASKTAPLPFKSHISPSPSASLLVRHFSAESADTAVKKRVEDVMPIATGHEREELESELQGKKILEDVNNPVGPFGTKEAPAVVKSYYDKRIVGCPGGEGEDEHDVVWFWLEKGKPHECPVCSQYFVLEVVGPGGPPDGHGDDDHH from the exons ATGTGGAGAAGGCTACTTACTTCACAGTTCAAATCTCTGGCAACACTTCCATGCCGATCCGCCTCTAAAACGGCGCCGCTTCCATTCAAATCTCACATTTCTCCTTCCCCTTCTGCTTCCCTCCTCGTTCGCCATTTCTCCGCCGAGTCAG CAGATACTGCTGTGAAGAAGAGAGTTGAGGATGTAATGCCTATCGCTACAGGTCATGAACGAGAGGAGCTTGAGTCTGAGCTTCAg GGAAAGAAAATCCTTGAAGATGTAAACAACCCTGTTGGTCCTTTTGGCACAAAG GAAGCTCCTGCTGTTGTCAAGTCCTACTATGACAAGAGAATAGTTGGATGCCCAGGAGGTGAAGGCG AGGATGAGCATGATGTTGTCTGGTTTTGGCTGGAGAAAGGCAAGCCACATGAGTGTCCAGTTTGTTCACAGTATTTTGTG CTGGAAGTTGTGGGACCTGGAGGACCTCCAGACGGACATGGTGATGATGATCATCATTAA
- the LOC108486924 gene encoding cytochrome c oxidase subunit 5b-2, mitochondrial isoform X2 has protein sequence MWRRLLTSQFKSLATLPCRSASKTAPLPFKSHISPSPSASLLVRHFSAESDTAVKKRVEDVMPIATGHEREELESELQGKKILEDVNNPVGPFGTKEAPAVVKSYYDKRIVGCPGGEGEDEHDVVWFWLEKGKPHECPVCSQYFVLEVVGPGGPPDGHGDDDHH, from the exons ATGTGGAGAAGGCTACTTACTTCACAGTTCAAATCTCTGGCAACACTTCCATGCCGATCCGCCTCTAAAACGGCGCCGCTTCCATTCAAATCTCACATTTCTCCTTCCCCTTCTGCTTCCCTCCTCGTTCGCCATTTCTCCGCCGAGTCAG ATACTGCTGTGAAGAAGAGAGTTGAGGATGTAATGCCTATCGCTACAGGTCATGAACGAGAGGAGCTTGAGTCTGAGCTTCAg GGAAAGAAAATCCTTGAAGATGTAAACAACCCTGTTGGTCCTTTTGGCACAAAG GAAGCTCCTGCTGTTGTCAAGTCCTACTATGACAAGAGAATAGTTGGATGCCCAGGAGGTGAAGGCG AGGATGAGCATGATGTTGTCTGGTTTTGGCTGGAGAAAGGCAAGCCACATGAGTGTCCAGTTTGTTCACAGTATTTTGTG CTGGAAGTTGTGGGACCTGGAGGACCTCCAGACGGACATGGTGATGATGATCATCATTAA
- the LOC108487064 gene encoding uncharacterized protein LOC108487064 isoform X1 codes for MRFKKGSKVEVLTMKEVPTGAWRCAEIISGNGHTYCVKYGWFPITGEAALVERVPRKAIRPCPPPINGTDDWVPGDVVEVFDELCWKPAVIVRVFGGNNMFSVRILGSKSQLKAHQSRLRVRQSWEDGNWLLVGKGSSNSSGPPKRKRSWLGFPEAGGKKMKVIEKGSFGGQRLIVRLPCPASEKVDAFVYPKNILGERCMTSSFRRIDDTLSCTSSVGSCSGLGNNGLNLSPSYATNGCENLEDYCSDADSYSERCCGEDGSSVSPSVELGTDFHRSELHAYQKALWALHASGPLTWEKEEKVTNLRRTLNISNDEHLRELRKLRHDDNRFFISCC; via the exons ATGAGATTCAAGAAGGGTAGCAAAGTCGAGGTATTAACCATGAAGGAGGTTCCAACCGGCGCGTGGCGCTGTGCCGAGATTATCTCCGGCAACGGCCACACTTACTGCGTCAAGTATGGTTGGTTTCCGATCACTGGCGAGGCGGCGTTGGTCGAGAGAGTCCCGAGGAAAGCGATTAGGCCTTGCCCTCCTCCTATAAATGGGACCGACGATTGGGTTCCTGGCGACGTCGTGGAGGTGTTCGACGAGTTGTGTTGGAAACCAGCGGTGATCGTTAGAGTTTTCGGTGGAAACAACATGTTTTCCGTCAGGATTCTTGGATCGAAGAGCCAACTCAAAGCACATCAATCTCGATTGCGTGTTCGACAATCTTGGGAAGACGGCAACTGGCTCCTTGTCGGGAAG GGCTCGTCAAATTCCAGTGGACCACCGAAGAGGAAAAGATCTTGGCTTGGTTTTCCGGAAGCTGGTGGAAAGAAGATGAAGGTGATTGAAAAAGGTAGTTTTGGTGGTCAAAGACTAATAGTTCGGCTTCCTTGTCCTGCTTCTGAAAAGGTAGATGCATTTGTTTATCCCAAAAATATACTGGGTGAAAGATGTATGACTTCTTCATTTCGTAGAATTGATGATACCTTGAGTTGCACATCGTCTGTTGGTAGTTGTAGTGGTTTAGGGAATAATGGTCTTAACTTGTCTCCTAGTTATGCAACAAACGGTTGTGAAAACTTGGAGGATTATTGTAGTGATGCTGACTCATATTCTGAAAGGTGTTGTGGGGAAGATGGAAGTTCTGTTTCCCCTAGTGTGGAATTGGGAACCGATTTCCATAGGTCGGAGCTGCATGCCTATCAGAAAGCTCTGTGGGCATTGCATGCTTCTGGTCCTTTGACTtgggaaaaagaagaaaaggtAACCAACCTACGTCGTACTCTTAATATTTCTAATGATGAGCATTTGAGGGAACTAAGAAAGTTGAGACATGATGATAATAGGTTTTTTATTAGTTGTTGCTAG